The proteins below come from a single Microtus pennsylvanicus isolate mMicPen1 chromosome 13, mMicPen1.hap1, whole genome shotgun sequence genomic window:
- the Tnfrsf18 gene encoding tumor necrosis factor receptor superfamily member 18, with translation MGAWAMVCGVSLIWVLDLGHQSLVEEPSCGPGSFQRGTGNNTRCCNRCAPDKETCPEGDCICVMPEYHCEDPQCKTCKHYPCQPGQKVQPHGNIKFGFECVDCAMGTFSAGREGRCRPWADCTQFGFLTIFPGNKTHNAVCIPEPLPTERHGHLAVILLATTVCILFLIIVQLCLHIWQLRRQHIYARETQPLLEVQFPPAEDACSFQFPEEERGEQTEEKNRLGDRWP, from the exons ATGGGAGCATGGGCTATGGTGTGTGGAGTCTCACTGATTTGGGTGCTGGACCTAGGTCATCAGAGCCTGGTTGAGGAGCCTAGCTGTGGCCCTGGCAGCTTCCAGCGTGGGACTGGCAACAACACACGGTGTTGCAATCGGTGTGCTCCAG ACAAGGAGACCTGTCCTGAAGGAGATTGTATATGTGTCATGCCGGAGTACCACTGTGAAGACCCTCAGTGCAAGACCTGCAAGCACTACCCCTGCCAACCAGGCCAGAAGGTGCAGCCTCATG GGAATATTAAGTTTGGCTTCGAGTGTGTTGACTGTGCCATGGGCACCTTCTCCGCAGGCCGTGAGGGCCGCTGCAGACCTTGGGCAGA cTGTACCCAGTTTGGATTTCTCACCATATTCCCTGGGAACAAGACTCACAATGCTGTGTGCATCCCggaaccactgcccactgaaCGACATGGTCATTTGGCTGTCATCCTTCTGGCCACGACTGTTTGCATTCTCTTCTTAATCATAGTCCAGCTCTGCCTGCACATATGGCAGCTGAGGAGGCAGCACATATATGCCCGAG AGACGCAGCCACTCTTGGAGGTGCAGTTTCCACCAGCTGAGGATGCTTGCAGCTTTCAGTTCCCCGAGGAGGAGCGTGGGGAGCAAACGGAGGAAAAGAATCGTCTGGGAGACCGGTGGCCATGA